A single genomic interval of Nonomuraea rubra harbors:
- a CDS encoding response regulator transcription factor, whose protein sequence is MREHPLRLMIVDDHPVVRDGLRGIFDGVPDIEVVAEAGDGHEALAQARAARPDVVLMDLRMPGLDGVGAIERLSAGHPEIRVVVLTTYDTDADVSRALAAGVAGYLLKDAPREELQAAVRTAAAGGRVLAQRITSQLIDGLGRKPAAAPTPRELEVLRLIARGAANKEVARALLISETTVKTHLKHVFAKLGVDNRAAAVVAAMERRLI, encoded by the coding sequence GTGCGTGAGCATCCCCTGCGCCTGATGATCGTCGACGACCACCCCGTGGTCCGCGACGGGCTGCGCGGCATCTTCGACGGCGTGCCGGACATCGAGGTGGTGGCCGAGGCGGGCGACGGGCACGAGGCTCTCGCCCAGGCCAGGGCCGCCCGGCCGGACGTGGTGCTGATGGACCTGCGCATGCCGGGGCTCGACGGGGTCGGCGCGATCGAGCGGCTGTCCGCCGGCCATCCGGAGATCAGGGTGGTGGTGCTGACCACGTACGACACGGATGCCGACGTGTCGCGGGCGCTGGCCGCGGGGGTGGCCGGCTACCTGCTCAAGGACGCGCCGCGCGAGGAGCTGCAGGCGGCCGTGCGTACGGCGGCGGCCGGCGGCCGGGTCCTCGCCCAGCGGATCACCTCGCAGCTCATCGACGGCCTGGGCCGCAAGCCCGCGGCGGCGCCCACCCCGCGGGAGCTGGAGGTGCTCAGGCTGATCGCGCGCGGGGCCGCCAACAAGGAGGTGGCGCGGGCCCTGCTGATCAGCGAGACCACCGTGAAGACGCACCTCAAGCACGTCTTCGCCAAGCTGGGCGTGGACAACAGGGCGGCGGCCGTGGTCGCGGCGATGGAGCGACGCCTCATCTGA
- a CDS encoding sugar phosphate isomerase/epimerase family protein, with translation MSLSLNQWTTRQWTLPEAVDGCVRHGLEAIGLWREKVAETGLAQSVKLVRAAGLRVSSLCRGGFLTAGGLPGEDGRAAFARALEDNRRAIDEAAELEAACLVLVVGGLPGVRPGEPLPASGFTRDLAGARERVAEALAELAPYAGERGVKLALEPLHPIYCPDRAVISTLGQALELSLPYPEEQVGVVVDTFHVWWDPRLFEDVARAGSRIASYQVCDYLHPLPEDVLLGRGMMGDGVIGFRPITSAVQAAGYSGDVEVEIFNADVWAADPDEVVATMKARYEEVVLP, from the coding sequence GTGAGCCTTTCGCTGAACCAGTGGACGACCCGGCAGTGGACGCTGCCCGAGGCCGTGGACGGGTGCGTCAGGCACGGCCTGGAGGCGATCGGGCTGTGGCGGGAGAAGGTCGCCGAGACGGGGCTCGCGCAGAGCGTCAAGCTCGTGCGGGCGGCAGGGCTGCGGGTGTCGTCGCTGTGTCGCGGCGGCTTCCTCACCGCGGGCGGGCTGCCGGGCGAGGACGGCCGTGCGGCCTTCGCGCGGGCGCTGGAGGACAACAGGCGGGCCATCGACGAGGCGGCCGAGCTGGAGGCGGCCTGCCTCGTGCTGGTCGTGGGCGGGCTGCCGGGGGTCAGGCCCGGCGAGCCGCTGCCCGCCTCCGGCTTCACGCGTGACCTGGCCGGGGCCCGCGAGCGGGTGGCCGAGGCGCTGGCGGAGCTGGCGCCGTACGCCGGGGAGAGGGGGGTCAAGCTGGCGCTGGAGCCGCTGCACCCGATCTACTGCCCGGACCGGGCGGTGATCTCCACGCTCGGCCAGGCGCTGGAGCTGAGCCTTCCCTACCCGGAGGAGCAGGTCGGCGTCGTCGTGGACACCTTCCACGTGTGGTGGGACCCGCGCCTGTTCGAGGACGTCGCGCGGGCCGGCAGCCGGATCGCCTCCTACCAGGTGTGCGACTACCTGCACCCGCTGCCCGAGGACGTGCTGCTCGGGCGGGGCATGATGGGCGACGGCGTGATCGGCTTCCGCCCGATCACGTCGGCGGTCCAGGCCGCGGGCTACAGCGGGGACGTCGAGGTGGAGATCTTCAACGCCGACGTCTGGGCCGCCGACCCCGACGAGGTCGTGGCCACGATGAAGGCCCGCTACGAGGAGGTCGTCCTCCCCTGA